In the genome of Carya illinoinensis cultivar Pawnee chromosome 13, C.illinoinensisPawnee_v1, whole genome shotgun sequence, the window ATGTGCACTGCAGTAAGTATTAGAGTTGTAAATTGGATTTATAACCGATTTCCCACACGCAGACCCAGAGAAAATATGCAGAAAGTAAAGCAACCGTAAGCGCTCCTTGAGGACCTAACTATACATTGATTATTGAATCttcatattttatgtatatatcgATGTGTGTATCACTATCTGATGATTACTACAAAAGAGTATTATAGCATCATGTCAGTACCCACGatgtatactttttttttttaatgtgtacGGCCTGAATAGAATCAACCCTAGACTTTATAAGCTTCAAGTTAATGATTCTTGTTAGAGATGTttcttaatttatcttttttattggtataattcaggaaatgcctGCCCATATGCTGGAAAACATGATGGTATGCTTAAAAGCACAGCCTGATCAGAGGAAACCAAGGCCTCAACCAGAGCAAGCTCTAAAATGTCCAAGATGTGACTCCACCAACACCAAGTTCTGTTACTACAACAACTACAGCCTCTCTCAGCCAAGATACTTCTGCAAGTCATGCAGAAGATACTGGACCAAAGGAGGAACTTTGAGGAATGTCCCAGTTGGAGGAGGCTGCAGGAAGAACAAAAggtcatcatcttcatcatcaaagAGGAGCCAAGATCAACCACTCACACCCAACACCAACCCATTGGGAAGCCTCCCATCCCTATCTTATGACTCTCCCAATGATCTCAGTCTTGCATTTGCTAGGCTCCAAAAACAGTCATGTGGGCAGTTGGGTTTCGATGACCATGATTTCCAAATGGGAAATGCTGCCGCCACCCATTTTGATTTACTAGGAAACCCTGCAGGAATGAATGGCTCTGCAAACACGACTCCTCCTGGTTTTCTTGGCTCTCTTAGGAATGGCTTTCTTGATAGCCAGAACATTTTCCCTAATTTCTATTATGGGTATAGTGATAATGTGAACATGGGAGAGGCTGACAATGGTGGTACTGGAGGTGTTGTTGGGGTTAATGGAGAAATGGCTCTGCCATACGAAGAAATGAGCAATGCAGAAACAACAACGGCTGTGACGGTGACAACCATGAAGCAAGAATTTTGTAATGGCAGAGAAAATGAGAATCGGGTTTTGTGGGGCTTCCCTTGGCAGCTCAATGGGAATGGAAGCATGGCTGATCTTGATTCCGGAAGAGAAAGCTGGAATAATGGAGCTACTCCATCTTGGCATGGTCTCATTAACAGCCCTCTATTGTAGACACTGGAAGTTCCTAAAGTTTGCAAGCAGCCACAAACAAGGCATAGAATTTCCTCTCTTATTAGACtcaaatattagttttttagcCTTTTGGGTTTTGTTAAGAGAGATTTGATTCACCTCATGAACTGTGAATCATCTCTAGCTATTTTCGtctgtattttttgttttaattttttttttctcgtttcCTTTTATTGGTTGATAAACTAATGAAATTTTAGATTTGTTTGTTAACCAAGCCAAGAATTTTGCGTAGGTTGATCCTTGATAAAATACCATTCTACattaagaaagagagagagcgagagagagagagagagagagagtgatgtTTCATGTGGTTTCTGCAGTCTGAACTCTGAACTCTCTGAAGGATTTGGAAGGTACATCTGAAGCAGGACTTTGGGTTTTAAATGAGTGGTTTTTTCAAGATATTCTGCCATGATTGCATCTTATTTTCAAGTAGATTCTACGAACATAACGATAGAATATTAAAACGAAATTGGGTTTATCTCTACGTCCATATAAGCATAAGAATTTCAGTGAAGCATGTGGCACCAAATTCGGGATGGATTTTCTTTCCCCCCCTGCAGACAATATCCAACTTAGGATTTGCGCGTGAGAGAGTGTGGTCAGTACtcagtttgaaaagtattgggaaTGCATTTAtagattaatatttaatacactGACAGGCACTGAAAATTTCCAAGGGACAATGGTcaattcctttttatttttttttttattttttatatttttggcaGACAGAGGTCAATTACCAGtgaacataattttaaaaaaatttcacaggCAATTGCCATCCAAATGGTAGTTTTGTATTGGCTTCTTGCCCAACTGCCCTAATCCAACGTGCTTTGTTAAATCTAATGGATTTGGCCAATTCAAGACattattttatctttcatcTGATGATCTCTAGAGTTTCctcttattaatatatatttaaatagaataataaaaataataaattacatgttAATTAGGTGCAAATGTGTTGAGTAAAACTTCTTTGAAAAATACCATGCTTCCCGTTGAGGGTATCTGCTAGAAGCTACCgttggaattttttattttatttatttattaattttttacttaatgatcaagtaattattttctaataatattataattttttttattttttaaaaatattaaaaaacatatatatatatatatatatatttatataaacagcCACCCTACTTCTTTACTGCATTTATCTCAACTGATCTCTTGATCGAGTCacatctaataaatatttagtatatgtTTGGAGGACATGATGAGAGAAAGTGGTTGCTTACTAATGAAAGGTCATGATGTCATTATCCATTGGGTTAAGAAGGTCCAAACGCATGTCCCAACTTGGGACATCAAGAGTATTTATAATTGTTTGTCAATTTCTCCAGTTAAGATTTCTCaggattttttcttcttctttttattttttatttttttaatattataaaaaaatgggaAATGACAgaattttgtcaaatttttCGCTTAAGATCAGAAGCCCTGAAAAATACGCCAACTCTTCCATTGCCATATTATAAACAATATGGTGTCTtccacttatatattttttaaatctagcTTATAGGGACATTTCACCAGTTTCCACATTAAGAAAATGTTAGCAATTTCATGGTATCTAGCTTCACATTTaagttacatatataatatatagtaacttaGTGAATTAAGTTTGCaatttgtttaaataatttgaaCCACAAATGAAAGAAAGTAGATGTATTTCATGAATAAGATCTAAACTcgtagaaaaattctattatcaAGCTGGTGTGTAGAGTATACACaataaaatgtttatataacacaatttaatttaaaaaataaattttaaaatttaaattttagaaattaaatcTTACAATTTAAGTGATGTAAATGATGTGCTCTACATAtcgatttgaaaataaaataactccaaACTCACGGCAtccaatttcaaaataaattaagaaatcatAACCTATCACTATTTTTTGATGGATCATGAAAGGTATTCATGTCACTACAAGAGAAGTGGGCTTTTATGACTAAAATTTAGTgatcaaaagaattattttctacaaaaactgtaagaaataataattttaattactaaattttgatcacaaaaatctatttttcttataatatgtGAGATATCGAGACACGAAGACCATAATGTTAAATTTATCTGTATAAATTATAAGAAGTGTTGGGGccaacaaattataaaaaatctaaTTCCTAACTAATAAATGGGTGAGGTAGGTATGGGGCATGGCACATGCTATGAACCTCCTCATAAATGCATTAATTCCCACTTTCATGCTGGCAAGAGTGGGAAGCCTTCTAGCTCCTTTTAAAGGGCTTGCAcagtaaattaaagtgaaaaaaaaaaaaacattaatattagtaGGAGTACCATCGTTGTTTGGGACCACCATCGGTGTCCGATGTGACCTTGTCAATTATCCAATGTGTAAGACAATAATAGTACTGCAGCACTTGTTCATGAGATTAGGACTTGAGACAAATTAAGTAGCCTTGaatatgttgttttttttttcttaaataagagTATTATGTACTCATCGAGTCATCGGGTATTGGTGGTCTAAAATGTAGAGAATTATATAGAATTTGAGGAAAATGATTTACACACTTTTATTAGATGATGAagacacacacatatatatatatatatatatatgaaaaataatatttataattatgattatgCAAGtggcgtgcagtcgttttaaaaaaaatgaattaatatgaaatctacataaaaaaaaactaattttttaatcgtagacctcactcttttttaaagcgattgtaCGACGTTTGTAATTCCACGACTATATATAGcattgctttatatatatacagatttttttttttcaattatgcTACAGGGAGTCTATTTTGCGCACACCTTGTGTACTCCTGCTGACATGGCGGGTCattaaagataaaaacaaaaaattaaaaaagctgAAAGGAAGACAACATCTGGATTGTGCACTGTTGTGAAGGGAACATCGAGTCTGGCTTGCCTTCGGTGCAAAAAGAACAGGAAATctcttgttaaaaaattaatgatcatgattggctaccaataaaaaattctaaccctccaaattttttcttattttcttttttcttagtgTTCACTTATACTGGTTTCGGTCAAATTAAAATCTTTTATATTGTTCCTTAATAACTTTCACATATGAAGTGTCTaacatatttcattttttttttaattttaaaaatgatatttgtgattttaattttagaacatgtaaatcttgtattttctttgaaaaaaaaagagataaatttgaaatttatttaaaaaattatatttttaattttaaagctcgttttaaaaaaaatatatgtgaaatttatacactctaaaatatacctagcattactcatataaatattttgtcaaaattttctcaaaaataagtttaaatatatcaatgaaaatacatttatatttattagGTTATTTATTACGTGctggtatataatatattatttattataaatcttataaaattaaaagatataaatatatttgatactagctattatatttaatgaataaacatgttaaatgaataaatatttagagGGGATGAAATGTGTTCGGAATGTAAAAGATGAAAGTTATTAAGTAGTTGGGTTACTAACGAAGAATCATGGCCATTAATTCTTTAACAGGACGTGTCCTGGTCTTTTGTCATGGCCATTAATTCTTTAACAGGACATGTCCTGGTCTTTTGTCACAGGATGCAAGCCAAACCCAAGAACATCCGGGTTGCTTTCCCCCACTGCTCATGAAGGCATACCAGATCTGTTTTGATGAGGCCCTGCCAAAAAGGAAGAGCTTCAGCTTTCTCCATTTCCGTGTGATCTCGCCACTGTCATTGACCTCGGATTTGGATTTTGCACTCATGTTCTCAATTGAAAAATCGTTGGCTTCCCCCACTGCCACTCCTCGCCGTCCGTCGTTAGTTGAAAAATCGTTAGCTTTTTCCTTTGCAAAATCTTGAAGGGTGAATCATTTGTGATACATGGTGCAGCTTCGTTCTTGCTAAAAAACGAAAGCCTTTTCAATCCCTAAAACATATTATCTCGTTCCCTTTCAGCTCTCTAGCCTTATAAATTAGCCGTGACTGATCCTTGTCCTTTCCACGGAGTACTTTGGATTTGGAATCCTTGCATCAAAATATCCTGTCCAAAGTCTTTCCAGATCTAAATCATACCCCATAAATCAATAACcgaaaacacaaaaattaaggAAGATGGTAGGTTTTATTTTGCAGCCTGTATTAGACTTATTGGTTGCTGGGATTTTGTTGGTTATTGGGATGGGGATTTTTGCCTTCATTGCTTCCATTCCTTGCTCTGCTGCTTTCTTGCACAATACCAGGCTTGCCCATTAATCCCACGCACTGTCGAACTCAAGGTACATATCCTCATTCGATTACCCAAATTCAGCTTCATCTCCACAAAATTGTTTTCGGCTATTATTTTCGTTGGTCATTATTATATGTGCCATTATTATTGAGAAGAGTAAAAAAAAGGGATCTGTTTGGAGGATTATGAGCACAATAGGAATGTTATTAGTTCTTGTTAACTGCTATACAGGAGAAGAGGAGCTATGAAGAAGATGGACCTCAAATCGATTTCGCACAGCGTAGAGAAGACGAGGCCCTTTCGGTACGCAACTTTTCGAACGTTTGGGAGGAATGGATTTTTGTCTTCGTTTAGCTTTATCTGTGCGCACCGTTTCATTTAAGTCGGGCATCCACATAGATTTTCTGCACAAGGGGTGCACGAAATGGACTACTACGTttaactttttcctttttcaaaccAAAAACTGTTCCTAAACTTAAGCTAACGTATAGCAAAACTACGTGCTGTATGAGTTGTACaaatcaagctaataaaaaagaattaaatgagTATAATCAATTACAATTCCTAATGCAGATTTTGTGCATAGAAGCAAATTCCGATTAAAGATGGATATGggattgaaagttgaataatgGAGAGTCTATGagatatattaaaaactaatattctaataatattttattcaactttcatttaaaattatttcatctcatctcatctcactatctaaacctcatctcatctcactgtccAAACTGCACCTAAAAAGAGTAAGATATCAACTAAACCAGTT includes:
- the LOC122292812 gene encoding dof zinc finger protein DOF2.1-like; translation: MDPSSEQHQEMPAHMLENMMVCLKAQPDQRKPRPQPEQALKCPRCDSTNTKFCYYNNYSLSQPRYFCKSCRRYWTKGGTLRNVPVGGGCRKNKRSSSSSSKRSQDQPLTPNTNPLGSLPSLSYDSPNDLSLAFARLQKQSCGQLGFDDHDFQMGNAAATHFDLLGNPAGMNGSANTTPPGFLGSLRNGFLDSQNIFPNFYYGYSDNVNMGEADNGGTGGVVGVNGEMALPYEEMSNAETTTAVTVTTMKQEFCNGRENENRVLWGFPWQLNGNGSMADLDSGRESWNNGATPSWHGLINSPLL